TGGACCTGGGCCCCTCCTCGACCGCCGCGGCGGACCTCTGGAGGAGCCTCAGGGGGGCCGAAAGAGTTGTCGTCTACGGGGATTACGATGCCGACGGAGCATGCGCCACGGCTCTTGCCATGGAGTTGGCCCTTGTCTCGTTCCGCCAGGCCAGGTACTTCATCCCCCAAAGGCACAGCGAGGGTTACGGGGTCCATGAGAAGGTTGTAAGGGCGATAGCCCGAAGTGGCTGTGACCTTCTGATCGCCGTAGACTGCGGGACCAGGGATATCGAGGCCCTCGCCGTCGCCAAGCATGCAGGCATCCCGGTGATCCTGTTCGACCATCACCTGCCCGGTGAGACATTGCCCCCGGGTGCCCTCGTGGTCAACCCTCATGCGGGAGGCTCCGGCGAGGCCCAGACCCTCTGCGCCACGGGCGTGCTATGGGCCTGGGCAAGGCGCGAGGGGATCGTTCCCCGGGGATGGATCGACACCAGGATGGACCTCGTCGCCATAGCGACCCTAGCTGACCATGTGCCCCTGGGAAGGCTGAACCGCTCCATCTCCTCCAGGGGGATCGAAGCCCTTCGTCGAACCGAAAGGCGCGGCTTGGGCGCCCTCGTGGTCGAGGTAGGCCACCGCCCCGAAGA
This region of Thermovirga sp. genomic DNA includes:
- a CDS encoding recombinase RecJ yields the protein MIGEIPLSRLTVREVDDHARILAERVPCSPLTALLLRMRGFSEDNPCEARAQLDPGLDDSMAGLDLGPSSTAAADLWRSLRGAERVVVYGDYDADGACATALAMELALVSFRQARYFIPQRHSEGYGVHEKVVRAIARSGCDLLIAVDCGTRDIEALAVAKHAGIPVILFDHHLPGETLPPGALVVNPHAGGSGEAQTLCATGVLWAWARREGIVPRGWIDTRMDLVAIATLADHVPLGRLNRSISSRGIEALRRTERRGLGALVVEVGHRPE